A genomic segment from Truepera sp. encodes:
- a CDS encoding NADH-quinone oxidoreductase subunit B family protein: protein MSLRDLFEKDVQELEAEGILFTSLEKLVAWGRSHSLWPATFGLACCAIEMMASTNPRNDLARLGSEVFRASPRQADVLIVAGRLSKKMAPVMRRVYEQMPDPKWVISMGACASSGGMFNNYAIVQNVDSVTPVDIYVPGCPPRPEALIYAVEQLQKKVRGETFDERGEKLPVVEGWKR, encoded by the coding sequence ATGAGCCTACGCGACCTGTTCGAGAAAGACGTGCAAGAACTGGAAGCCGAGGGGATCCTCTTCACCAGCCTGGAGAAGCTGGTGGCCTGGGGCCGCTCCCATAGCCTGTGGCCCGCCACGTTCGGGCTCGCTTGCTGCGCCATCGAGATGATGGCCTCCACCAACCCGCGCAACGACCTGGCGCGCTTGGGTTCCGAGGTGTTCCGCGCCAGCCCGCGTCAGGCGGACGTCCTCATCGTGGCCGGGCGCCTCTCCAAGAAGATGGCGCCCGTCATGCGCCGCGTGTACGAGCAGATGCCCGATCCGAAGTGGGTCATCAGCATGGGCGCCTGCGCCTCGTCCGGCGGCATGTTCAACAACTACGCGATCGTTCAGAACGTCGATTCGGTCACTCCCGTCGACATCTACGTGCCGGGCTGCCCGCCGCGGCCGGAGGCGCTCATCTACGCCGTCGAACAGCTCCAGAAGAAGGTGCGGGGAGAGACCTTCGACGAGCGTGGGGAGAAACTGCCGGTCGTGGAGGGCTGGAAGCGATGA
- a CDS encoding NADH-quinone oxidoreductase subunit C encodes MTHHEPTGATRARVLESLTELGGVVSEFKDMISVTLSKSKVIEGLKVCRAEGLEMLTDVMGIDYLTYPGHRGKRFAVVYNVHDVHGANRLFIRVELDDGEKVPTATGVWRGADFLERETFDMLGIEFEGHPNLRKILTPEDLDGHPHRKDFPLGETPTLFNDGRFIDPAAFRSGLRGDDPGLTDWKGGARDGVTSTQGELPGEGGTQG; translated from the coding sequence ATGACCCACCACGAACCGACTGGCGCTACTAGGGCGCGGGTCTTGGAGTCACTGACCGAGCTCGGGGGTGTGGTCAGCGAGTTCAAGGACATGATCAGCGTGACCCTGAGTAAGTCGAAGGTCATAGAGGGACTCAAGGTGTGCCGCGCGGAAGGGCTCGAGATGCTCACCGACGTGATGGGCATCGATTACCTGACGTATCCCGGCCACCGCGGTAAGCGCTTCGCCGTGGTCTACAACGTTCACGACGTCCACGGCGCCAACAGGCTCTTCATCAGGGTCGAGCTCGACGATGGCGAGAAGGTGCCCACGGCCACCGGCGTTTGGCGGGGCGCCGACTTCCTCGAGCGCGAGACGTTCGACATGCTTGGCATCGAGTTCGAGGGCCACCCGAACCTCCGCAAGATCCTCACGCCGGAGGACCTCGACGGCCACCCCCACCGCAAGGACTTCCCACTGGGCGAGACGCCCACGCTGTTCAACGACGGCCGCTTCATCGATCCGGCGGCGTTTCGTTCGGGGCTCAGGGGCGATGACCCGGGGCTCACGGACTGGAAGGGCGGCGCCCGAGACGGCGTGACGAGCACCCAGGGCGAGCTGCCGGGTGAAGGGGGGACTCAAGGGTGA
- the nuoD gene encoding NADH dehydrogenase (quinone) subunit D — MSTKPVNPPPPAEADQPGSFSTRFMRINVGPQHPSTHGVLRLVVDLDGEQIVSLKPQVGYLHSGFEKTMENRTYQQGVTYSNRMDYLHGFAHDLAYMLAVEKLMDARVPVRAQRIRVILTELNRIASHLVFFGTTMLDMGALTPYFYCMREREGLMDIFELTSGVRMNYGSFRVGGLYRDVPEQFEPMVRAWLEAFPKHMDEYFNLFMGNSIVLARTQGVGVVTREMAIDHALTGPSARASGLALDFRKAAPYSGYEDYVFDVPTHEDGDIYARILVRYEEMIESCRIVSQALDMLEPGPFRDPDRRISLPPRWELEESMEAVIFHFKLVTEGFHPPRGEVYVPTESARGELGYYLISDGGSMPYRVKVRAPSLANLQSLEPSSIGGLFADMVINIASFDPVLGDVDK; from the coding sequence GTGAGCACCAAACCGGTCAACCCACCGCCACCGGCCGAGGCCGATCAACCCGGGTCGTTCTCGACGCGGTTCATGCGCATCAACGTCGGCCCGCAACACCCGAGCACCCACGGCGTGCTGCGGCTCGTGGTGGACCTAGACGGTGAGCAGATCGTGTCGCTCAAGCCGCAAGTGGGCTACCTCCACTCGGGCTTCGAGAAGACCATGGAGAACCGCACGTACCAGCAGGGCGTCACGTACTCGAACCGGATGGATTACCTGCACGGCTTCGCACACGACCTGGCCTACATGCTGGCGGTCGAGAAGCTGATGGACGCGCGCGTGCCGGTGCGCGCCCAGCGCATCCGCGTGATCCTCACCGAGCTCAACCGCATCGCCAGCCATCTGGTGTTCTTCGGCACCACCATGCTCGACATGGGGGCCCTCACGCCGTACTTCTACTGCATGAGGGAGCGCGAAGGCCTGATGGACATCTTCGAGCTCACGTCCGGCGTGCGCATGAACTACGGCTCCTTCCGCGTGGGCGGCCTCTACCGCGACGTCCCCGAGCAGTTCGAGCCCATGGTGCGCGCCTGGCTCGAGGCGTTCCCGAAGCACATGGACGAGTACTTCAACCTCTTCATGGGCAATAGCATCGTCTTGGCGCGAACGCAGGGGGTGGGCGTGGTCACGCGCGAGATGGCCATCGATCACGCCCTCACGGGGCCCAGCGCCAGGGCCAGCGGCCTGGCCCTCGACTTCCGCAAGGCGGCTCCCTACTCGGGATACGAGGACTACGTGTTCGACGTCCCCACCCACGAGGACGGCGACATCTATGCCCGCATTCTCGTCCGCTACGAGGAGATGATCGAAAGCTGCAGGATCGTCTCTCAGGCCCTCGACATGCTCGAGCCCGGGCCGTTCAGGGACCCCGACCGGCGCATCAGCCTCCCGCCCAGGTGGGAACTCGAGGAGTCCATGGAGGCAGTGATCTTCCACTTCAAACTCGTCACCGAGGGCTTCCACCCGCCCCGCGGCGAGGTGTACGTGCCGACCGAGAGCGCCCGCGGCGAACTCGGCTATTACCTGATCAGCGACGGCGGCTCGATGCCTTACCGCGTGAAGGTGAGGGCTCCCAGCCTTGCCAACCTCCAGTCACTCGAGCCCTCGAGCATAGGCGGGCTCTTCGCCGACATGGTCATCAACATCGCCAGCTTCGACCCCGTCCTGGGCGACGTAGACAAGTAA
- the nuoE gene encoding NADH-quinone oxidoreductase subunit NuoE, protein MSEPTDITPFFADKQEFVAEVLSRYPDEGRRSAIMPLLWEVQRTELYVSDSRVREIAEIVDTTATEVKGVLSFYSTYHEQPVGKFHVQICSTLSCALAGADEMYDFLVEELGIVHGETSADGHFSLQKVECVGSCGTAPVLQVNDTYYERVGRGRCQHLLDALRQGEMPAPWRERGGDTEGAEKPAALDHTAAPGDRRGEG, encoded by the coding sequence ATGAGCGAACCAACAGACATCACCCCGTTCTTCGCCGACAAGCAGGAGTTCGTCGCGGAGGTCCTTTCGCGCTATCCGGACGAGGGCCGCAGGAGCGCCATCATGCCCCTGCTTTGGGAAGTGCAGCGCACGGAGCTGTACGTGAGCGATTCTCGCGTGAGGGAGATCGCGGAGATAGTCGACACCACCGCCACGGAGGTGAAGGGTGTCCTCTCGTTCTACAGCACCTACCATGAGCAGCCCGTGGGCAAGTTCCACGTGCAGATCTGCTCCACCCTCTCGTGCGCACTGGCAGGCGCCGACGAGATGTACGACTTTCTGGTGGAGGAACTGGGGATCGTCCACGGCGAAACGAGCGCCGACGGTCATTTCAGCCTGCAGAAGGTCGAATGCGTCGGTTCCTGCGGCACCGCGCCGGTGTTGCAAGTCAACGACACGTACTACGAGCGCGTTGGGCGCGGGCGCTGCCAACACCTCTTGGACGCCTTGAGACAGGGCGAGATGCCGGCCCCATGGCGCGAGCGGGGTGGCGATACCGAGGGCGCCGAGAAGCCCGCCGCCTTGGACCACACCGCCGCACCCGGCGACCGAAGAGGGGAGGGGTGA
- the nuoF gene encoding NADH-quinone oxidoreductase subunit NuoF gives MSDQPTEGAKPAPIVSRHDPRYEVTMYRYVGVDGAHKLDFYRSHGGYEAARKALTEMTPAQVIDEVKASGLRGRGGAGFPTGVKWSFMAPPDGKPRYLVCNADESEPGSFKDRYIMEDDPHQLIEGMIIAAYAMHATSSFLYVRGEYYLGYERTLAAIEEAREAGFLGENILGTDFSFDIVMHRGAGAYICGEETALMNSLEGLRATPRLKPPFPAAAGMYGRPTTINNVTTLTSVVHIINKGAAWFESMGTDDSKGTKLYQISGPVKRTGVYEMPMGASFRELIYDFAGGPTMEPKAFIPGGSSTPMFPWEDRFLDMPMDYGTLAKNGSMLGTGGVIVIPREKCIVNALYNVVRFYSHESCGKCTPCREGVGHWLPRMYQKLLAGQGSLADVELLESVAGNIRGNAFCPLADACIMPVQASLKWFHDEYEYLATNGKSKYAKNDWWQA, from the coding sequence GTGAGCGACCAGCCAACGGAGGGCGCCAAGCCGGCCCCGATCGTCAGCCGCCACGACCCGCGCTACGAGGTGACCATGTACCGCTACGTGGGCGTCGATGGCGCGCACAAGCTCGACTTCTACCGGTCTCACGGTGGCTACGAGGCTGCGCGCAAGGCCCTCACCGAGATGACGCCCGCGCAGGTGATCGACGAGGTCAAGGCCTCGGGCCTCAGGGGCCGAGGTGGCGCCGGCTTCCCGACGGGCGTCAAGTGGTCGTTCATGGCCCCGCCCGACGGCAAGCCCCGCTACCTCGTCTGCAACGCCGACGAGTCGGAGCCCGGCTCGTTCAAGGACCGCTACATCATGGAGGACGACCCGCACCAGCTGATCGAGGGCATGATCATCGCGGCCTACGCCATGCACGCGACCTCCTCCTTCCTCTACGTCCGTGGCGAGTACTACCTCGGCTACGAGCGCACCCTGGCCGCCATCGAAGAGGCCCGCGAGGCTGGGTTCCTGGGTGAGAACATCCTCGGCACCGACTTCTCCTTCGACATCGTCATGCACCGGGGCGCGGGCGCCTACATCTGCGGCGAGGAGACGGCCCTCATGAACTCCCTGGAGGGGTTGCGAGCCACCCCGCGCCTCAAGCCGCCGTTCCCGGCCGCGGCGGGCATGTACGGGCGGCCCACCACCATCAACAACGTCACGACCCTGACCAGCGTCGTGCACATCATCAACAAGGGCGCGGCCTGGTTCGAGTCCATGGGCACCGACGACAGCAAGGGCACCAAGCTTTACCAGATATCCGGGCCCGTGAAGCGCACGGGCGTGTACGAGATGCCGATGGGCGCGAGCTTCCGAGAACTCATCTACGACTTCGCCGGCGGCCCCACCATGGAGCCCAAGGCGTTCATCCCGGGCGGCTCCTCCACGCCCATGTTCCCGTGGGAGGACCGCTTCCTCGACATGCCCATGGACTACGGCACGCTGGCCAAGAACGGCTCCATGCTCGGCACGGGCGGAGTCATCGTCATCCCGCGCGAGAAGTGCATCGTGAACGCGCTTTACAACGTGGTGCGCTTTTACAGCCACGAGTCGTGCGGCAAGTGCACCCCGTGCCGCGAGGGCGTGGGGCACTGGCTACCCCGCATGTACCAGAAGCTCCTGGCGGGGCAGGGCAGCTTGGCCGACGTGGAGCTGTTGGAGAGCGTTGCCGGCAACATCAGGGGCAACGCTTTCTGCCCGCTGGCCGACGCCTGCATCATGCCGGTCCAGGCTAGCCTCAAGTGGTTCCACGACGAGTACGAGTACCTGGCGACCAACGGCAAGTCCAAGTACGCCAAGAACGACTGGTGGCAAGCATGA
- the nuoG gene encoding NADH-quinone oxidoreductase subunit NuoG, whose amino-acid sequence MKVRINGLEMDFPAGTSAIDAVFAAGNDVPYFCSLPYMSPIGACRMCLARVGAPRKDRDGSWILDEETGEPKIFWFPNLMATCTTQVMEGMVIDTESERVKDAQNGMVEFHLINHPLDCPVCDKGGACELQDRSYEYGNGLSRFEFDKRHTEKHHPLSDLITLDRERCIHCKRCVRFFEEVPGDELLDFIDRANHTYIGTADPGLPNNFSGNIVDVCPVGALLDASSRFRGRNWEYDHIRTTSMDDATGAALIVDARTGRIERITPGLNPDVNKTWIDDGVRFGHEYCDAPGRLTTPLLRRQGELEPVSWEEAAAFIAGRLEGLSGKDVGVVIRADSTLEEGVAAMALAEELGTGQLDHAPRPAASLIAARGAATITDLATADAILVVGDVTEEAGILDLRIKDALKGVTPPTLMAHGVPIADLRLKERMPRRREILTVAAPYRVDLMRHAGSAARYPVGGEAAFFRALSKLANDETATLDAEEEAATGLTGEAARALVSRLTGAKNGVLVIGGFVLARREAADAARAFAKAAGVNELAVGPMANSYGLELLGVLPSHERYGYKGMLEGAKALIISQLDPAQDEDLKERLRDKELLVVHDIFLTDTARLADVVLPAASVYERDGTVVNLEGRFLPVRAAPVDSGSSTDLTGVVRAIGEALGKRLDGRSVRSARRNLKKRFDLDLAELPDVGTLPRLKRPTPAKVVTQEPAAKSGNVLVVPSMARTEFLPLNPHLSAAVGGPRLRVHPEDAAEHGLADGVAVRLKVGGTWRQAVVSVTDAVPKGLMTVPSLPEQPVGLAQADLAGAVVEQPRVEVAS is encoded by the coding sequence ATGAAGGTACGCATCAACGGCCTCGAGATGGACTTCCCCGCGGGCACCAGCGCCATCGACGCGGTCTTCGCCGCGGGCAACGACGTCCCCTACTTCTGCTCGCTGCCCTACATGTCGCCGATCGGCGCCTGCCGGATGTGCTTGGCGAGGGTCGGCGCGCCGCGCAAGGACAGAGACGGCAGCTGGATCCTCGACGAGGAGACGGGCGAGCCCAAGATCTTCTGGTTCCCGAACCTCATGGCCACGTGCACGACGCAGGTCATGGAGGGCATGGTCATCGACACCGAGTCGGAGCGGGTCAAAGACGCCCAGAACGGCATGGTCGAGTTCCACCTCATCAACCACCCGCTCGACTGCCCGGTGTGTGACAAGGGCGGCGCCTGCGAGCTGCAGGACCGCTCCTACGAGTACGGCAACGGCCTCTCGCGCTTCGAGTTCGACAAGCGCCACACGGAGAAGCACCACCCGCTATCCGACCTCATCACCCTGGACCGCGAGCGCTGCATCCACTGCAAGCGCTGCGTGCGCTTCTTCGAGGAGGTCCCCGGCGACGAGCTCCTCGACTTCATCGATCGCGCCAACCACACCTACATCGGCACCGCCGATCCGGGCCTGCCCAACAACTTCTCGGGCAACATCGTCGACGTCTGCCCGGTCGGGGCCCTGCTCGACGCCTCGAGCCGCTTCCGGGGCCGCAACTGGGAGTACGACCACATCCGCACCACCAGCATGGACGACGCCACTGGCGCCGCGCTAATCGTCGACGCCCGCACCGGGCGCATCGAGCGCATCACGCCGGGCCTCAACCCGGACGTCAACAAGACGTGGATCGACGACGGCGTGCGCTTCGGTCACGAGTACTGTGACGCCCCCGGCAGGCTGACCACACCGCTGCTACGTCGCCAGGGTGAGCTCGAGCCCGTCAGCTGGGAGGAGGCGGCGGCCTTCATAGCCGGCCGCCTCGAGGGCCTGAGCGGCAAGGACGTCGGCGTCGTGATCCGGGCGGACTCGACCCTCGAGGAAGGCGTGGCCGCCATGGCCCTGGCCGAGGAGCTGGGCACCGGGCAGCTCGATCACGCCCCGCGGCCCGCGGCCAGCCTGATCGCCGCGAGGGGCGCCGCCACCATCACCGACCTCGCCACGGCAGACGCCATCCTGGTCGTCGGTGACGTGACGGAGGAGGCCGGCATCCTCGACCTGCGCATCAAGGATGCCCTCAAGGGCGTTACCCCGCCGACGCTCATGGCGCACGGGGTGCCCATCGCGGACCTGCGCCTCAAGGAACGCATGCCGCGTAGGCGCGAGATCCTCACCGTGGCCGCGCCCTACCGCGTCGACCTCATGCGCCACGCGGGCAGCGCCGCGCGCTACCCGGTCGGCGGTGAGGCCGCCTTCTTCCGCGCGCTCTCGAAGCTCGCGAACGACGAGACCGCCACGCTTGACGCCGAAGAGGAGGCCGCGACCGGCCTCACGGGCGAGGCCGCTCGGGCCCTGGTTTCCCGCCTGACGGGGGCCAAGAACGGCGTGCTCGTCATTGGCGGCTTCGTGCTCGCCCGCCGCGAGGCCGCCGACGCCGCCCGCGCCTTCGCCAAGGCCGCCGGCGTCAACGAGTTGGCCGTGGGGCCCATGGCAAACAGCTACGGCCTCGAGCTCCTGGGGGTGCTGCCAAGCCACGAGCGTTACGGTTACAAGGGCATGCTCGAGGGCGCCAAGGCCCTCATCATCTCGCAGCTCGACCCGGCCCAGGACGAGGACCTCAAGGAGCGCCTGCGCGACAAGGAACTGCTCGTGGTGCACGACATATTCCTCACCGATACGGCGCGCTTGGCCGACGTGGTCCTGCCGGCCGCCAGCGTCTACGAGCGCGACGGCACAGTGGTAAACCTCGAGGGCCGGTTCCTACCGGTGCGGGCGGCGCCCGTCGACTCCGGCAGCAGCACCGACCTCACGGGCGTCGTGCGCGCCATCGGCGAGGCGCTGGGCAAGCGCCTGGACGGGCGCAGTGTGCGCTCGGCCCGCAGGAACCTCAAGAAGCGCTTCGACCTCGACCTGGCCGAGCTCCCCGACGTCGGCACGCTGCCACGTCTCAAGAGGCCGACTCCGGCCAAGGTCGTGACGCAAGAGCCTGCTGCCAAGTCCGGCAACGTACTGGTCGTGCCGAGCATGGCCCGCACCGAGTTCCTGCCGCTCAACCCGCACCTCTCCGCCGCCGTCGGCGGCCCGCGCCTCAGGGTGCACCCCGAGGACGCCGCCGAGCACGGGCTCGCCGACGGCGTTGCCGTCAGGCTCAAGGTCGGCGGCACCTGGCGCCAGGCCGTCGTGAGCGTCACCGACGCGGTTCCCAAGGGCCTCATGACCGTCCCTAGCCTCCCCGAACAGCCGGTGGGACTTGCCCAAGCAGACCTTGCCGGCGCGGTCGTGGAGCAACCCAGGGTAGAGGTGGCCTCGTGA
- the nuoH gene encoding NADH-quinone oxidoreductase subunit NuoH → MTHDPLWVTFIKALVLCVVLLGAFAYMTVIERKLLGRFQHRYGPNLTGPGGWLQPIADAIKTIFKEDLVVTAADKFVLVLAPAISIVFALSAFGAIPAGPAGSLFGLNPWVMDLDIGILYIFAATSLGVYGIFLGGWAANSKYALLGSLRSSAQIISYELGLGLSVLAVIMVAGTLNLREIVETGIWSVSPWLWPGLALAFVTFVISGTAEVNRTPFDLPEAEQELVAGYLTEYSSIKWALYQMAEYVNMMTAAAFISTLFLGGYRGPAFLDAIIPGVSGWPIIWLVLKMAIFMFLFIWLKATLPRLRYDQLMRFGWLYVFEFALLAALVTGAVIAYVI, encoded by the coding sequence GTGACCCACGACCCCCTATGGGTTACCTTCATCAAGGCACTGGTGCTGTGCGTGGTGCTCCTTGGCGCCTTCGCCTACATGACGGTGATAGAGCGCAAGCTCCTCGGCCGCTTCCAGCACCGCTACGGTCCCAACCTCACGGGTCCGGGCGGGTGGCTGCAGCCGATAGCCGACGCCATCAAGACGATCTTCAAGGAAGACCTGGTGGTGACGGCGGCCGACAAGTTCGTGCTGGTGCTGGCGCCCGCCATCAGCATCGTGTTCGCGCTCTCCGCCTTCGGAGCCATCCCCGCCGGGCCCGCCGGTAGCCTCTTCGGCCTCAACCCGTGGGTCATGGACCTCGACATCGGCATCCTCTACATCTTCGCCGCCACCTCGCTCGGGGTCTACGGCATCTTCCTGGGCGGCTGGGCCGCCAACAGTAAGTACGCCCTGCTGGGCAGCCTCCGTTCCAGCGCCCAGATAATCTCTTACGAGCTCGGCCTTGGCCTCAGCGTGCTTGCCGTGATCATGGTGGCGGGCACGCTGAACCTGCGCGAGATCGTGGAAACGGGCATCTGGTCGGTGAGCCCCTGGCTCTGGCCTGGCCTGGCCCTGGCGTTCGTGACGTTCGTCATCAGCGGCACTGCCGAGGTCAACCGCACACCATTCGACCTTCCCGAGGCCGAGCAGGAGCTGGTGGCCGGCTACCTGACCGAGTACTCCTCGATCAAGTGGGCGCTATACCAGATGGCGGAGTACGTGAACATGATGACCGCCGCCGCGTTCATAAGCACCCTGTTCCTAGGTGGCTATCGCGGTCCGGCGTTCCTCGACGCCATCATCCCCGGCGTCTCGGGGTGGCCGATAATCTGGCTGGTACTGAAGATGGCCATCTTCATGTTCCTCTTCATCTGGCTCAAGGCGACCTTGCCGCGGTTGCGCTACGACCAACTCATGCGCTTCGGCTGGCTTTACGTCTTCGAGTTCGCGCTGCTGGCCGCTTTGGTCACCGGGGCGGTGATCGCCTATGTCATCTGA
- the nuoI gene encoding NADH-quinone oxidoreductase subunit NuoI, with protein MSVIDIAKGMGLTLGYLFKRPVTVQYPRDKIVMQARFRGRHHLLRHPDTDLEKCIGCSLCAAACPTYCIYVEAAENDPDDPVSPGERYAKIYEINMLRCIFCGFCEEACPTGAVVLGHEFELADFKYEDFVYRKEDMLVGTKGSKWQRREAEAKDKDVRLGFNADHRAELEGVDY; from the coding sequence ATGAGCGTCATCGACATTGCCAAGGGGATGGGACTGACCCTCGGGTACCTGTTCAAGCGGCCGGTCACCGTGCAGTACCCGCGCGACAAGATCGTCATGCAGGCGCGTTTCCGCGGCCGGCACCACCTGTTGCGCCACCCCGACACCGACCTCGAGAAGTGCATCGGCTGCTCCTTGTGCGCCGCCGCTTGCCCCACCTACTGCATCTACGTCGAGGCCGCCGAGAACGACCCGGATGACCCCGTTTCGCCCGGCGAGCGCTACGCGAAGATCTACGAGATCAACATGCTGCGCTGCATCTTCTGTGGCTTCTGCGAAGAGGCTTGCCCCACGGGCGCGGTCGTGCTGGGGCACGAGTTCGAGCTGGCCGACTTCAAGTACGAGGACTTCGTCTACCGCAAGGAAGACATGCTCGTGGGAACCAAGGGCAGCAAGTGGCAGCGCCGGGAGGCCGAGGCCAAGGACAAGGACGTTCGCCTGGGCTTCAATGCCGACCACCGCGCGGAGCTGGAAGGCGTGGACTACTAG
- a CDS encoding NADH-quinone oxidoreductase subunit J has protein sequence MVGFIVLAVILVAGGVGVVLLRQPVHAALSLVATLLALAVTYVTLQAHFLAAIQVIVYAGAILVLFLFVIMLLNVGGETAKDRLAWLKPAAWVAGGITAAAVVAVAVLSRTPLPEAAVVNAALGGGNADKIGELLFSDYLLAFQLVGVLLMTGVVAAVSLVQRAAPETRPQRGPAARGAPHEPFLGVRHPEEHAGDVAHGSH, from the coding sequence ATGGTCGGCTTCATCGTCCTGGCTGTGATCCTGGTAGCCGGGGGCGTCGGCGTCGTCTTGCTGCGCCAACCCGTGCACGCTGCCCTGTCACTGGTGGCTACCTTGCTCGCGCTCGCCGTCACTTACGTGACGCTCCAGGCGCACTTCCTGGCCGCCATCCAGGTGATCGTGTACGCGGGCGCCATCTTGGTGCTCTTCCTCTTCGTCATCATGCTTCTCAACGTCGGCGGCGAGACGGCGAAAGACCGCCTGGCGTGGCTCAAACCCGCCGCCTGGGTCGCCGGCGGCATCACCGCCGCCGCGGTAGTGGCGGTCGCCGTCTTGAGCCGCACGCCGCTGCCCGAAGCGGCCGTGGTGAACGCCGCGCTCGGCGGCGGGAACGCAGACAAGATCGGCGAGCTGCTGTTCAGCGATTACCTGCTGGCGTTCCAACTCGTCGGCGTCTTGCTCATGACCGGGGTGGTGGCGGCCGTGAGCCTGGTACAGCGGGCCGCTCCCGAGACCCGCCCGCAACGCGGCCCAGCCGCCCGGGGTGCGCCTCACGAACCGTTCCTCGGGGTGAGGCACCCCGAAGAGCATGCCGGCGACGTCGCCCACGGGAGCCACTGA
- the nuoK gene encoding NADH-quinone oxidoreductase subunit NuoK codes for MVPTEYYVGLSAILFALGSVGVLTRRSAIMLFLSVELMLNAANLAMVAFARGWAASGSKTALDGQTAVFIVLAIAAAEVAVGLGILVAIFRNRVSTNVDELAEVRG; via the coding sequence ATGGTGCCGACCGAATACTACGTAGGGCTCAGCGCCATCCTCTTCGCGCTCGGGAGCGTGGGCGTGCTCACGCGCCGCAGCGCCATCATGCTGTTCCTGTCGGTCGAGCTCATGCTCAACGCCGCGAACCTGGCCATGGTCGCGTTCGCCCGCGGCTGGGCGGCCAGCGGCTCCAAGACGGCGCTAGACGGCCAGACCGCCGTCTTCATAGTGTTGGCCATCGCCGCCGCCGAGGTGGCGGTGGGTCTCGGGATCCTGGTCGCCATCTTCCGTAATCGGGTCAGCACCAACGTGGACGAGCTCGCGGAGGTACGCGGATGA